The Pseudanabaena galeata CCNP1313 genome includes a region encoding these proteins:
- a CDS encoding transposase has protein sequence MESIVKHAQGLVYSLLCLMPSVYQKASLNAILGLFLEAQGHPYPEHTQIKSASALSRFLNHYNWSTRGLIRATRQAILGQIAKHRPSKQVPLKILIDLTTLEKCGKFLHLSNPTKDEPDPWVRILNGKRGLHLVVLYLVYGEWRVPWSFRVWRGKGYPSPSELACKLLRTVPKQLTQGRTVIVLADTEFSTVKFFNAVRAKSWRIVVGVRNNRKLQDGRTVKQLYRHGKRGQQILLEGLTQPLTISWFWLKRADSKRELRFVVSSHPYSGAYLVMLGRKRWAIEGFFKTIKHRFGLHCFGQSTKLGVYRWLILSLLSYLLAHWIDQWSIPPILDWKATCDLTLSVLFPSVLWLKLLRYLQISADIAARHGFEIILKPIPT, from the coding sequence ATGGAAAGCATCGTTAAGCACGCCCAAGGGCTAGTTTATAGCCTTCTGTGTTTGATGCCAAGTGTGTATCAAAAAGCAAGTCTCAATGCAATATTGGGACTATTCCTCGAAGCACAAGGACATCCCTATCCAGAACATACACAGATAAAATCAGCGAGTGCGTTGAGTCGATTTCTCAACCACTATAACTGGTCAACAAGAGGACTAATTCGAGCGACACGTCAGGCTATTTTGGGACAAATCGCCAAGCATCGTCCATCGAAACAAGTGCCATTAAAGATACTGATAGACTTGACGACCCTAGAAAAATGTGGCAAGTTTCTACATTTGAGTAATCCCACCAAAGATGAACCCGACCCATGGGTGAGAATACTAAACGGCAAGCGAGGACTACATCTGGTTGTACTGTATCTGGTCTATGGAGAGTGGCGCGTGCCATGGAGTTTTAGAGTATGGCGAGGTAAAGGATACCCCAGTCCCTCTGAGTTAGCTTGTAAGTTATTGAGGACAGTCCCCAAGCAACTAACCCAAGGCAGGACTGTGATTGTCCTTGCCGATACTGAGTTTAGTACAGTGAAGTTTTTCAATGCAGTCCGAGCCAAGTCTTGGCGCATCGTTGTCGGTGTCCGCAACAATCGTAAACTTCAAGATGGACGCACCGTCAAACAACTTTATCGTCATGGCAAACGTGGACAACAAATTTTGCTAGAAGGGCTAACTCAGCCTTTGACGATCTCTTGGTTCTGGCTCAAAAGAGCCGATAGTAAACGGGAGTTACGTTTTGTTGTCTCTTCTCATCCTTATTCTGGTGCTTATCTGGTGATGTTAGGGCGTAAGCGTTGGGCAATTGAGGGATTCTTCAAAACCATCAAACATCGCTTTGGCTTGCATTGTTTTGGGCAATCGACAAAACTTGGTGTTTATCGTTGGCTTATCCTCTCTCTGCTTTCTTATCTTTTGGCTCATTGGATTGATCAATGGTCGATTCCTCCCATCTTGGACTGGAAAGCTACTTGTGATTTAACTCTTTCAGTTTTATTCCCTTCTGTCCTTTGGTTGAAACTTCTCAGGTATCTTCAAATTAGTGCCGATATTGCTGCTCGTCATGGCTTTGAAATTATTCTCAAACCCATTCCCACTTAA
- a CDS encoding DUF433 domain-containing protein, which translates to MLLQRITIDWNTCHGKPCIRGLRYPVEMILELLSSGMTTEEILEDYDDLERDDIFAVLAYTTKLSQVKSIHKVLV; encoded by the coding sequence ATGCTATTACAACGCATCACCATAGACTGGAATACCTGTCATGGCAAACCCTGCATCAGAGGTTTGCGCTATCCTGTCGAGATGATTTTAGAACTCCTCAGTTCAGGCATGACCACCGAAGAAATCCTAGAAGACTATGACGATCTAGAGCGAGATGATATTTTTGCAGTCCTAGCCTATACCACAAAACTTAGCCAAGTAAAAAGCATCCACAAAGTTCTTGTATGA
- the petB gene encoding cytochrome b6 — protein MSKVYDWFNDRLEVGALAEDVTSKYVPPHVNIFYCLGGITLTCFLIQFATGFAMTFYYKPSVTEAFESVRYIMTDVNFGWLIRSVHRWSASMMVLMMILHVFRVYLTGGFKKPRELTWITGVILAVITVTFGVTGYSLPWDQVGYWAVKIVSGVPDAIPVVGGTLVELLRGGQSVGQATLTRFYSLHTFVLPWLIAVFMLAHFLMIRKQGISGPL, from the coding sequence ATGAGTAAAGTTTACGATTGGTTTAACGATCGCCTTGAAGTCGGGGCGCTCGCTGAGGACGTTACGAGTAAGTACGTTCCCCCTCACGTTAATATCTTTTACTGCTTAGGCGGCATCACCCTCACCTGCTTCCTAATTCAGTTCGCGACAGGCTTCGCGATGACCTTTTACTACAAGCCATCAGTTACTGAAGCATTTGAATCAGTGCGCTACATCATGACCGACGTTAACTTCGGTTGGTTGATCCGCTCAGTTCACCGTTGGTCAGCAAGCATGATGGTCTTGATGATGATCTTGCACGTTTTCCGTGTTTATCTAACAGGTGGTTTCAAAAAGCCTCGCGAATTGACTTGGATCACTGGTGTCATCCTTGCTGTGATCACCGTTACCTTCGGTGTAACTGGATACTCCCTACCTTGGGATCAAGTTGGATACTGGGCAGTTAAGATTGTATCTGGTGTACCTGATGCAATTCCTGTTGTGGGTGGAACCTTGGTTGAGCTATTGCGTGGCGGACAAAGTGTTGGTCAAGCAACTCTTACCCGTTTCTACAGCTTGCATACCTTTGTATTGCCTTGGTTGATTGCAGTATTCATGCTCGCTCACTTCTTGATGATTCGCAAGCAAGGTATTTCTGGTCCTTTGTAA
- the murD gene encoding UDP-N-acetylmuramoyl-L-alanine--D-glutamate ligase: protein MHQVYVLGLGQSGISAAKLLKADGWQVTVSDSQASTSLEQRKQALESVGIAVELGGFPDFDKIVESGQSMDLVIVSPGVPWDCTAVEQARSLGIDTIGEIELAWRYLKHIPWVGITGTNGKTTVTSLTTAIFQAAGLKAIACGNIGFPACEIALQVLQKQLQPDWIIAELSSYQIESTQTVKPQIGIWTTFTPDHLNRHYTLEAYRDIKASLIHQSAHIVLNGNDPYLENFGAAMWPKAIWTGIDDHVVEAIADGACIEKGWVKFRGEPVFPISHWTLLGSHNRQNLLMSVAAAKLAGIEAEHIDTAISNFQGVPHRLEHVCFYEGIAFINDSKATNYDAAEVGLKAVKPPVVLIAGGQPKQGDASAWLEQIRQRAIGVLLIGEAASLFAEMLKDVGFKNYEIVETLENAVKQAAHIAHSRAHNHPSQPLPTVLFSPACASFDQFANFEQRGDRFRQLCQELRASP, encoded by the coding sequence ATGCATCAAGTGTATGTACTGGGACTGGGACAGTCTGGAATTTCTGCGGCAAAACTGCTCAAAGCTGATGGCTGGCAAGTGACAGTTAGTGATAGTCAGGCAAGCACTAGCTTAGAGCAACGTAAGCAAGCCTTAGAGTCAGTAGGAATTGCAGTTGAGCTTGGCGGATTTCCTGACTTTGACAAAATAGTTGAGTCGGGACAAAGCATGGATCTTGTCATCGTGAGTCCTGGAGTTCCTTGGGATTGCACTGCGGTGGAACAAGCGAGATCGCTTGGTATTGATACGATCGGGGAGATCGAACTAGCTTGGCGCTACCTCAAGCATATTCCTTGGGTGGGTATCACAGGAACTAACGGCAAGACGACCGTGACATCTTTGACGACCGCAATTTTTCAGGCGGCAGGACTAAAGGCGATCGCCTGTGGCAATATTGGTTTTCCCGCTTGCGAAATTGCTTTACAAGTCTTGCAGAAACAACTTCAGCCTGATTGGATTATTGCAGAGCTAAGCAGTTATCAGATTGAGTCCACCCAAACTGTCAAGCCCCAAATTGGCATCTGGACAACCTTTACCCCCGATCATCTTAATCGTCACTACACCCTTGAGGCATATCGAGATATTAAGGCTAGCTTAATCCATCAATCCGCCCATATTGTCCTTAACGGTAATGATCCCTACTTGGAGAATTTTGGGGCAGCCATGTGGCCAAAAGCGATCTGGACAGGGATTGACGATCATGTGGTGGAGGCGATCGCCGATGGTGCTTGTATTGAAAAGGGTTGGGTCAAGTTTCGGGGTGAGCCAGTTTTCCCGATCTCACACTGGACACTTTTGGGAAGCCATAACCGTCAAAATTTATTGATGTCGGTGGCTGCTGCCAAACTGGCTGGAATTGAGGCAGAACATATCGATACTGCCATCTCTAATTTTCAAGGTGTTCCCCATCGCCTTGAGCATGTGTGCTTTTATGAAGGCATTGCCTTTATTAACGACAGCAAAGCCACAAATTATGATGCTGCCGAAGTAGGTTTAAAAGCAGTAAAGCCCCCTGTGGTTTTGATTGCGGGTGGTCAACCGAAGCAAGGTGATGCGAGTGCATGGCTAGAGCAAATTCGCCAAAGGGCGATCGGCGTATTATTAATCGGCGAAGCTGCATCATTGTTTGCTGAAATGCTCAAGGACGTAGGTTTTAAAAATTATGAAATCGTTGAAACCCTCGAAAATGCTGTCAAACAGGCCGCCCATATTGCCCATAGTCGCGCTCACAATCACCCTAGTCAGCCCTTGCCAACTGTGCTATTCTCGCCTGCATGTGCTAGCTTTGACCAGTTTGCTAACTTTGAGCAACGTGGCGATCGCTTCCGCCAACTTTGCCAAGAGCTTAGGGCTTCACCGTAA
- a CDS encoding CHAT domain-containing protein yields the protein MSWLNGFFGGKSDGSPSLAPLTDREYEQLFLQVLQGVAVSWDEQRLLKFLGDRCGDRQMMVWLRGYGDRLLSEPANPDLAGKLVRLGEIGCGELGVVAQGIGLEMGNIPVEQVVSVVELKEVDEGQNSEAERFYQKGLVELQAGKYQEALDYFDRAIAFKLNNFDVWINRGMALQNLNRIDEAIESNERAISLSRAIEIVNTEMDRGYSLYELKRYEEAIICFDRVISINPDNATNATAWSLKGLCQAELGRDEEAIKCYDRSISIYPHYANVWYNKGNYLGRSGEYKEAIKCYVEAISINPKFDKAWFEKGVSLATLEEYEEAIKCYIEAISINPKLDEAWLKRGEAWFKKGVSLAVLEEYEEAIKCYVESIRINPDDAVTWFNKGVSVASLGKHKEAIKCYVEAIRINPKFDKAWYNKGDSLTNLGRYEEAIKCHDEAISINPKYDKARNGKGMSLDKSGKYDEAIKCYDEALSMNPCDAISWHDRGATLTKLRRHEEAITSFDRALTITKGNLWQAWISRGIAALKSDDRKKDALRELFDNPLPKDTQSPALDLRGYLGRIASINEGFKYINQDIDPEGWGQLHRAIGNAHYLHGRSQTSPFPFWRKSFRSYNNALKAFAAAQLETLYLETLKELIRVLLSLRRNKIVEGILRKGTSFRESWLEKKNISEERKKRLEKKFKPYFNELTVSLYIQQGKLKEALELAEEDKNIFMREGLLADTPESSPKYSEMCDFLKQKPETAIIYWHLSDNALTTFILAPNASSEITLTLPTDNTDDSETFNQINRLKDWMTAWQDCYADYRAGENKSESKEPKPEEHFWRDQMEAHLTELKSILRIDDIEKKLADFSHCKRLILIPHRDLHLYPLDSLFELESTGEHPKYKAIAYLPSIKVGIEQPHKPKPDYNRLLMIENPHSTIELKDGTKQDLAKLTAAEVESELICRMYVDIVPTCLEEDKHKPTLEEVTTQLTVQTPQPHTIFHFTGHGYYDFFNPLDSALALSGSDRLTLKEIGNLKDKDKDNNRDLSSYQLACLSACETAIAGNQSITDEYVGIVSAFMYSGVANVVSTLWTVESISSAILMIEFHRRYLQGTSADVALAATKHWLRKVTRQDLIDWYDQEINNLPPNDSLIVLLKRHRNKLSTELKYNNPYYWTAFTITGL from the coding sequence ATGAGTTGGTTGAATGGTTTCTTTGGTGGTAAGTCGGACGGATCGCCGTCTCTTGCGCCGTTAACCGATCGCGAATATGAGCAGTTGTTTTTGCAAGTTCTGCAAGGTGTGGCGGTGAGTTGGGATGAGCAGAGGTTGTTAAAATTTTTGGGCGATCGCTGTGGCGATCGGCAGATGATGGTTTGGTTGCGGGGGTATGGCGATCGCTTGTTGAGTGAACCTGCGAATCCTGATTTGGCGGGGAAGTTGGTGCGATTGGGGGAGATTGGGTGTGGGGAGTTGGGTGTGGTGGCTCAGGGGATTGGGTTGGAGATGGGAAATATACCAGTTGAGCAGGTTGTGAGTGTGGTTGAACTGAAGGAAGTAGATGAGGGGCAGAATTCTGAGGCTGAGAGGTTTTACCAAAAAGGTTTGGTAGAACTCCAAGCAGGTAAGTATCAGGAAGCTTTGGACTATTTTGATCGGGCTATTGCATTCAAGCTTAATAATTTTGATGTTTGGATCAACAGAGGGATGGCACTACAAAATCTCAATCGCATTGATGAGGCGATTGAATCTAATGAAAGAGCAATATCTTTAAGTAGAGCGATTGAGATCGTCAATACCGAGATGGATAGAGGATATTCCTTATATGAACTAAAAAGATATGAAGAGGCGATAATATGCTTTGATCGCGTCATTAGCATCAATCCCGATAATGCGACTAATGCGACTGCTTGGAGTCTCAAAGGACTTTGCCAAGCTGAATTAGGAAGAGATGAAGAAGCTATAAAATGCTATGATCGCTCTATCAGTATCTATCCTCACTACGCGAATGTTTGGTATAACAAAGGGAATTACTTAGGTAGATCAGGAGAATATAAAGAGGCTATAAAATGCTACGTTGAAGCCATCAGTATAAATCCCAAGTTTGATAAAGCTTGGTTTGAAAAGGGAGTTTCCCTAGCCACGTTAGAAGAATATGAAGAGGCTATAAAATGCTACATTGAAGCCATCAGTATAAATCCCAAACTTGATGAAGCTTGGTTAAAAAGAGGAGAAGCTTGGTTTAAAAAAGGAGTTTCCCTAGCTGTTTTAGAAGAATATGAAGAGGCTATAAAATGCTACGTTGAATCTATCAGGATAAACCCTGATGATGCGGTTACTTGGTTTAACAAGGGAGTTTCTGTAGCTAGTTTAGGAAAACATAAAGAGGCTATAAAATGCTACGTTGAAGCCATCAGGATAAACCCTAAGTTTGATAAAGCTTGGTATAACAAAGGAGATTCCCTAACTAATTTAGGAAGATATGAAGAAGCTATAAAATGCCATGATGAAGCCATCAGTATAAATCCCAAATATGATAAAGCTCGGAATGGTAAAGGAATGTCTCTAGATAAATCAGGAAAATATGACGAGGCTATAAAATGCTACGATGAAGCCCTCAGTATGAATCCCTGCGACGCTATATCATGGCATGATAGAGGAGCTACCCTAACTAAATTAAGAAGGCATGAAGAAGCGATAACATCCTTTGATCGCGCATTGACGATTACAAAAGGAAATTTATGGCAAGCATGGATTAGTCGAGGTATTGCGGCTTTAAAAAGTGATGATAGAAAGAAAGATGCACTTCGGGAATTATTTGACAATCCTTTACCCAAAGATACGCAAAGTCCAGCACTCGATCTGCGCGGCTATCTTGGAAGAATTGCTTCTATTAACGAAGGATTCAAATATATTAACCAAGACATTGATCCAGAAGGGTGGGGACAGCTACATCGTGCTATAGGCAATGCTCATTATTTACATGGACGTAGCCAAACAAGTCCTTTCCCTTTTTGGCGTAAATCTTTTCGTAGCTACAACAATGCATTGAAAGCCTTTGCAGCAGCACAGCTTGAAACATTGTATCTAGAGACTCTAAAAGAATTGATACGTGTACTTCTATCATTACGGCGCAACAAAATAGTAGAAGGAATATTACGAAAAGGGACTAGTTTTAGAGAATCTTGGCTAGAGAAAAAGAATATATCGGAAGAGCGTAAAAAACGGCTTGAGAAGAAGTTCAAACCATATTTTAATGAATTGACTGTAAGCTTATATATCCAACAAGGCAAACTAAAAGAAGCTCTTGAACTTGCTGAAGAAGATAAAAACATCTTTATGCGAGAGGGGCTTTTAGCGGATACCCCCGAATCAAGCCCCAAATATTCGGAAATGTGCGACTTCCTAAAACAAAAGCCCGAAACTGCGATTATCTATTGGCATCTCAGCGACAACGCCCTTACTACCTTCATTCTCGCTCCCAACGCATCTTCTGAAATTACACTTACTTTACCCACAGACAATACCGACGACAGTGAGACATTTAACCAAATTAACAGACTAAAAGACTGGATGACCGCATGGCAAGATTGTTATGCTGACTATAGAGCAGGGGAAAATAAATCTGAATCAAAGGAACCGAAACCAGAAGAGCATTTTTGGCGCGATCAGATGGAAGCCCACCTTACCGAGCTTAAGAGCATTCTGCGTATTGACGACATCGAAAAAAAACTTGCAGATTTTTCCCACTGCAAGCGACTGATTCTCATTCCTCACCGTGACCTACACCTCTATCCTCTAGATAGTCTCTTTGAACTGGAATCTACTGGTGAACATCCCAAATATAAGGCGATCGCCTATTTACCCAGCATCAAAGTTGGCATAGAACAGCCCCACAAACCAAAGCCAGATTACAACCGACTTCTCATGATCGAAAATCCTCATAGCACCATCGAACTGAAAGACGGCACAAAGCAAGATCTAGCAAAACTTACCGCCGCCGAAGTGGAATCGGAACTAATTTGTCGAATGTACGTCGATATCGTACCAACCTGCCTAGAAGAAGACAAACACAAACCTACCCTTGAAGAAGTCACTACTCAACTCACCGTCCAAACGCCCCAACCCCATACCATCTTTCACTTTACAGGGCATGGGTACTATGACTTTTTCAACCCGCTCGACTCCGCCCTCGCCCTCAGTGGTAGCGATCGCCTCACCCTCAAAGAGATCGGCAATCTCAAAGACAAAGACAAAGACAACAATCGCGATCTCAGCAGCTATCAACTTGCCTGTCTATCTGCTTGTGAAACTGCGATCGCTGGCAACCAGAGCATTACCGATGAATATGTCGGTATCGTTAGCGCCTTCATGTATAGCGGCGTTGCCAACGTCGTCAGCACCCTTTGGACAGTTGAGTCTATATCCAGTGCTATACTCATGATCGAATTTCACCGTCGCTACCTACAAGGCACATCCGCAGACGTTGCTCTTGCTGCCACCAAACATTGGTTACGCAAAGTCACCCGTCAAGATCTAATCGACTGGTATGATCAAGAAATTAATAATCTTCCACCCAACGATAGTTTGATCGTATTGCTAAAACGTCATAGGAATAAACTATCTACAGAGCTAAAATATAATAATCCCTATTATTGGACTGCCTTCACGATAACAGGACTATGA
- a CDS encoding peptidoglycan D,D-transpeptidase FtsI family protein yields MNPSIPPRDLATINLFKRRTVLIWMILALSMIGLIVRLVFLQVVTSSELLEKARRQQMFTLRPFIPRRTITDRKGAVLALDRPVYTLFAHPHLYKEKPEVIAEKLAPILRRPADKLLSILSRDTTSTQVEYWLSEENADRIFNLRVDGLDLVQQRHRLYPQQDLAAELLGYVNVDHRGQAGIELSQEKLLERTDQSPAVTQDGNGKLIPNRIPAGMLQSDRTSLQMTIDSRIQRTARQILKQQMVKFGAKRGSVIVMDARDGGLLSLVTEPTYDPNRYYESDVKLFKNWAVSDLYEPGSTFKPLNVAIALEAGAIQPDTVFNDEGILTIGGWPVANFDYDQVGPVGPLSISQILERSSNVGMVHIVQRMKSSVYYGWLERIGLGDISGIDLPSETPSTLKPQEQFLEYVIEPATASFGQGFSLTPVQMVQLQGILASGGKLLTPHVVKGLINEEGEEYYQPKLATPRQVISPATAQRVVEMMTNVVEKGTGLPARIPGYRIAGKTGTAQKALTTGGGYSNAKITSFVGIFPAKEPRYVVMAVIDEPVGDDAFGSTVAAPIVKTVIEDIIVSEGIPPSHPEEVISKIPILADPTPVPSPASQDSKPSPNNSPNVEPTPSRDRN; encoded by the coding sequence ATGAACCCATCGATTCCGCCTAGAGATCTTGCCACTATTAATCTTTTTAAACGTCGCACTGTGCTGATCTGGATGATTTTGGCTCTGTCGATGATTGGGTTGATTGTGCGCTTAGTTTTTTTACAAGTGGTGACATCATCTGAATTACTCGAAAAGGCGAGAAGACAGCAAATGTTCACCTTGCGACCATTTATCCCCCGCCGCACGATTACCGATCGCAAAGGTGCAGTTTTAGCTCTAGATCGCCCTGTCTACACATTATTTGCCCATCCCCATCTTTACAAAGAAAAACCAGAGGTGATCGCTGAAAAGCTTGCCCCGATCCTCAGAAGACCCGCCGATAAATTACTCAGTATTCTCAGTCGGGATACGACTTCTACTCAAGTCGAATATTGGCTATCCGAAGAAAATGCCGATCGCATTTTTAACTTACGAGTAGATGGCTTAGATCTAGTGCAGCAGCGTCATCGACTATATCCACAGCAGGATCTAGCCGCCGAGCTACTCGGCTATGTGAATGTCGATCATCGAGGTCAAGCGGGAATTGAACTTAGTCAAGAAAAATTATTAGAACGTACCGATCAATCTCCCGCAGTTACCCAAGATGGTAATGGCAAGTTAATTCCGAATCGTATTCCTGCGGGAATGCTGCAAAGCGATCGCACAAGCTTGCAAATGACGATTGATTCGCGCATTCAACGGACGGCTAGACAAATTCTCAAGCAACAAATGGTTAAGTTTGGCGCAAAGCGTGGCTCAGTAATTGTCATGGATGCCAGAGATGGTGGATTACTTTCGCTCGTAACTGAGCCAACCTACGATCCCAATCGCTACTATGAGTCCGATGTCAAACTCTTCAAAAATTGGGCTGTTTCGGACTTATATGAACCTGGATCTACCTTTAAACCACTCAATGTAGCGATCGCCCTCGAAGCAGGAGCAATTCAGCCTGACACTGTATTTAACGACGAAGGCATTTTAACTATTGGCGGCTGGCCTGTCGCTAACTTTGACTACGATCAAGTCGGTCCAGTTGGTCCCCTCAGTATTAGCCAAATCCTAGAGCGATCTAGCAATGTAGGTATGGTGCATATTGTCCAACGCATGAAGTCTTCAGTTTATTACGGTTGGCTAGAGCGAATTGGACTAGGAGATATCTCTGGTATCGATCTCCCATCGGAAACACCTAGTACCCTCAAGCCCCAAGAGCAGTTCCTTGAATATGTGATCGAACCAGCAACAGCTTCTTTTGGTCAAGGGTTCTCACTCACACCAGTTCAGATGGTGCAATTGCAAGGTATCCTCGCCAGTGGTGGTAAATTGCTCACGCCCCATGTGGTCAAAGGTTTAATTAATGAAGAAGGAGAAGAGTACTATCAACCCAAATTAGCCACGCCTCGACAGGTAATTTCGCCAGCTACGGCTCAAAGGGTTGTAGAAATGATGACTAATGTTGTCGAAAAAGGAACAGGTTTACCTGCGCGTATTCCAGGCTATCGGATTGCTGGAAAAACTGGCACTGCACAGAAAGCTTTGACTACAGGTGGTGGTTACTCCAATGCCAAGATCACTAGTTTTGTCGGTATTTTCCCCGCCAAAGAACCTCGCTATGTGGTGATGGCAGTAATTGATGAGCCTGTTGGCGATGATGCGTTTGGTTCCACCGTGGCGGCTCCGATTGTCAAGACAGTAATCGAAGATATCATTGTCAGTGAGGGAATTCCGCCTAGTCATCCTGAAGAAGTAATCTCCAAAATCCCCATTCTGGCTGATCCAACACCAGTTCCATCTCCAGCATCTCAAGATTCAAAACCTTCTCCGAATAATTCACCTAACGTTGAACCGACTCCATCACGCGATCGCAATTAA
- the petD gene encoding cytochrome b6-f complex subunit IV: MAKTEKLPDLNDPILRAKLEKNMGHNYYGEPAWPNDLLYMFPVVITGTIALITGLAVLDPTMVGEPANPFATPLEILPEWFLYPAFQILRIVPNKLLGVLLQSLIPVGLILIPFIENVNKFQNPFRRPVAMAVFLFGTAVTLWLGIGSTMPIDKSLTLGLF; this comes from the coding sequence ATGGCAAAGACTGAGAAGCTCCCTGATTTAAACGATCCAATTTTGCGTGCGAAGTTGGAAAAGAACATGGGTCACAACTACTATGGCGAACCAGCTTGGCCAAATGACCTGTTGTATATGTTCCCTGTTGTAATTACTGGCACGATCGCTTTGATTACTGGTTTAGCAGTGCTTGACCCCACGATGGTCGGCGAACCCGCTAATCCTTTCGCAACTCCTTTGGAAATTTTGCCAGAGTGGTTCTTATATCCTGCATTCCAAATTTTGCGGATTGTTCCTAACAAACTGTTGGGCGTACTGCTCCAAAGTTTGATTCCTGTTGGCTTGATTCTCATTCCTTTCATTGAGAATGTAAACAAGTTCCAAAATCCTTTCCGTCGTCCTGTAGCAATGGCTGTATTTCTATTTGGTACTGCGGTTACTCTTTGGTTAGGAATTGGGTCCACTATGCCCATCGACAAGTCTTTGACTTTAGGCTTGTTCTAA
- a CDS encoding Txe/YoeB family addiction module toxin, with protein sequence MSDKNLHKNLCKIIKELLRDDPAKGIGKPEPLKHNLSGLWSRRISQKDRLVYKFDDKYVYIFAIAGHYD encoded by the coding sequence ATCTCAGATAAGAATCTTCACAAGAATCTTTGTAAAATTATCAAAGAGTTACTGCGGGATGATCCTGCTAAGGGTATAGGTAAACCAGAGCCGTTAAAGCATAATCTGTCTGGCTTATGGTCGAGGCGAATTTCTCAAAAAGATCGACTCGTCTATAAATTCGATGATAAGTACGTTTATATATTTGCGATCGCAGGTCATTACGATTAG
- a CDS encoding Txe/YoeB family addiction module toxin, protein MRYLVFEGNTWEAYEDLRQKDKNLHKNLCKIIKELLRDDPAKGIGKPEPLKHNLSGLWSRRISQKDRLVYKFDEKYVYIFAIAGHYD, encoded by the coding sequence ATGAGATACTTAGTTTTTGAGGGTAATACATGGGAGGCTTATGAGGATCTCAGACAGAAAGATAAGAACCTTCACAAGAATCTTTGTAAAATCATCAAAGAGTTACTGCGGGACGATCCTGCTAAGGGTATAGGTAAACCAGAGCCGTTAAAGCATAATCTGTCTGGCTTATGGTCGAGGCGAATTTCTCAGAAAGATCGACTCGTCTATAAATTCGATGAGAAGTACGTCTATATATTTGCGATCGCTGGTCATTACGATTAA
- a CDS encoding M23 family metallopeptidase: MKIHLRFRLAVFVISLSSTCVTPVLAQVCLKEYPHPNLEDHKEEYSPTQRVASVRGDRDLTLAWALPAEFTEIHPFIGKDYNLAEHEGLDFIHSSPLITQVSVRSASDGTVVYIRRDCPQSDAFAPNSLQRDCGSDWGNHIVIRHPNGLFTRYAHLYPNSIQVKVGQKITRGQELGYMGNSGRSDIRHLHFELGVAVKIDPCGSAQSFHYVYNPATYLQWENLKNSQDLNYE; this comes from the coding sequence ATGAAAATACATTTGCGTTTCAGATTAGCAGTTTTTGTGATTTCTCTGTCCAGTACTTGCGTAACACCTGTATTGGCTCAAGTTTGCCTCAAGGAATATCCTCATCCAAACTTGGAAGATCATAAAGAAGAATATTCACCGACACAGCGTGTTGCCTCTGTTCGCGGCGATCGCGACTTAACATTAGCTTGGGCTTTACCCGCAGAATTTACCGAAATCCATCCATTTATAGGCAAGGACTATAATCTGGCAGAGCATGAAGGGCTTGATTTTATCCATAGCAGCCCGTTAATTACTCAAGTTTCTGTGCGATCGGCTTCCGATGGCACTGTTGTGTATATTCGTCGTGATTGTCCGCAATCAGATGCATTTGCGCCCAACAGTTTACAGCGAGACTGTGGCAGTGATTGGGGGAATCATATAGTGATTCGGCATCCTAATGGACTATTTACCCGTTATGCTCACCTTTATCCTAATAGCATTCAAGTAAAGGTTGGGCAGAAAATCACTCGTGGTCAGGAGCTTGGCTACATGGGCAATTCAGGTCGCAGTGATATCAGACATTTACATTTTGAGTTAGGTGTGGCAGTTAAGATCGATCCCTGTGGGTCAGCGCAATCTTTTCACTATGTTTACAATCCAGCTACTTATTTGCAATGGGAAAATTTAAAAAACTCACAAGATTTAAATTATGAATAA